Genomic window (Verrucomicrobiota bacterium):
CGGCGCAACCCGAAGGGCGGCAGTTCTTTTTCGCCAGACTTCGTTGCTTGCTCCTTACAGATCCACTTCGGGATATGCTCGTCGCTCGCGCCTCGTCTGGCCGAAAAATCCCTTGCCGCGAACGTGAGCGTATTTATGAAATGGACCACTAAGGCTAAAGCCGGGACTACGTGCAGAACAAAATGAGAATTGCTACCAGACACAGCATAGAAGTAGTCTCATTGTATCTACATTATGAAAACAGTTGTCCAACGGTGGGGCAACAGTCTGGCCCTCCGAATCCCGAAGACCTTTGCCGAGGAAATCTCCGTTCGCGAAGGCGACGAAGTCGAGATGAATGTGGCCAAGGGGCGGCTCATCGTCGCGCCAAGGCCTCCACGAGAGTATCACCTGGCCGACCTGGTGGCGGAGATCCGACCGAGCAACCTGCACCGGGAAATCGTGATCCAGGGCCCTCAAGGCAAGGAGGCGTGGTAATGCCGCGTCGCTACGTTCTCGAACGCGGCGACGTTGTTCGGCTGCATTTCAATCCTCAAGCCGGTCACGATCAGGCAGGGCGCGGGCCGGGCGTCGTGCTCTCGCCGGAGAGCTACAACCAGAAAACCAGCCCGGCCTTCCTTGGTCCCGTCACCAGCCAGGTCAAATTCTTCGTCTTACTGGTTCTCGCCGCGTTACGCTTCACCACTTCCACTTCCGCGCAGGAATATGACACCGTGATCATGAACGGACGCGTGATGGATCCGGCCTCGAACTTCGAAGCGATACGGAACGTCGCGATCTCCGAGGGAACCATCGCGGCGATTTCCGCGGAACCGTTGAAAGGGCGCGCCGTCATCGATGCCAAGGGACTCGTCGTCGCGCCCGGTTTTATCGACCTCCACCAGCACGGCCAGACGCAAGAGGATTACCGTTTCAAAGCCATGGACGGCGTCACCAGTGCCCTCGAACTCGAAGTGGGCACGGCCGATGTGGACCGTTGGTACGCCGAGCGCGAAGGAAAATCGCCCATCCATTTCGGCGTCAGCGTCGGCCACATCCAGGTGCGCATGGCGGTGATGGGAGATCGTCCGGATTTTCTGCCGCCGGCGGATTCCCAGGGCGCGAATCGAGTCGCTACGGAAACTCAGATTGCGGAATTGAAAGCGCAGATCGAACGCGGCCTGGATCGTGGCGCGGTTGCAGTCGGTTTTGGGATTCAATACACGCCAAGCGCCACGCCGTGGGAGATTCTAGAAATGTTCCGCGTCGCCGCGCGCTACCATGCTTCGTGCCACGTGCACCTTCGGAGCAAGCGCGACCAGGATTTGGAGCGCAGCATTTCAGGATTGGAGGAAATCATCGCGGCCGCCGCCATTACGGGCGCGCCGTTGCATGTGGTTCATGTCCAGAGCAGCGGTGGCCGCAGCACGCCTCGCTTGCTGCAAATGATTGGCGAAGCGAAGTCCAATGGACTCGACGTGACGACAGAATGTTATCCCTACACCGCGGGCATGACGGATATCCGATCGGCGATCTTCGACGAAGGTTGGACGAGGCTGATGGACATCGATTACCACAATCTGCAATGGCCCGCGACCGGCGAACGCCTGACGGCGGAGAGTTTTGCCCGCTACCGTAAGATCGGCGGCCTGGTCATTGCCCACACCAACCCGGAGGAAGTCGTGCGCGCCGCCGTGGCGCATCCACTGACGATGATCGCCAGCGACGGGTTCATGCAGCACCCGCGCGGCGCAGGCACCTATGCGAGGGTGCTGGGCCGTTACGCGCGCGAGGCCAAAGCCCTGAGCTTGATGGATGGTCTGCGCAAGATGACGATCATGCCTGCCCAACGCCTGGAGCCTCGCGCTCCCATGATGAAGAAGAAAGGCCGCGTACAAGTGGGCGCCGACGCCGACCTCGTGATCTTTGACGCGGACAGGATTCTGGACCGATCTACTTACGAGGATCCTGCTCAGCCCTCGGAAGGCATCCAGTGGGCTCTCGTGAACGGCGTCGCGGTCCTGCGAGAAGGCCAATTCCAAACCGGGCTGACTCCAGGCAAGGCGCTCCGCGCTCCGCTGCGCTAGACGATTACAGGTAGGGCAAACCTGCCGGTTTGCCGCCCCTCGCAGTTCTGCTGTTGCATTAAACTAAGCTGTGCGACACCCCTGACTCTTCTTCCTCTCCCCTCGAGGAACGAAACCAATATGGTGCCTCCTCCGCGGGAAACCCATCCCCTACCCTCGCAGGAAGCGAACTGCCAACGATGCCCCCTTGCGCTCACAGCGCAGCCTTTATGAGTTCGAGCAAATCCGCGTAAGCATCCACAGCTTTGAACTGAGGGAATTCTTGCCGAACATTTTCCGGAGCGCGGAAGAGAAATCCCGCGCCGGCCTCCCGCAGCATCTCGGTGTCGTTGTAAGAATCGCCCGCGGCAATGACGCGATAATTCATCCGTTGGAATGCGGCGACGGCTTGTTTCTTTTGTTCTGGAATCCGGATCTTGTAATCGACGATTCGGTCATTGACCACTTCCAGGCGATGGCAGAGCAGCGTTGGCCACTCGAGTTGGCGCAGGAGGGGCTGAGCGAATTGCTCGAAGGTGTCCGAAAGAATCACCACCTGGACGACGGACCGCAGCCCGCGCAGGAAATCCAGCGCGCCGTCCAGCGGACGCAGGCTGCCGATGACTTCTTGAATGTCCGACAGTTTCAATCCATGGGCGTCCAATATCTTCAGCCGCCCGCGCATGAGTTTGTCGTAATCGGGTTCATCCCGGGTCGTGCGGCGCAGCTCGGGGATTTGGGTTTTCTCTGCAACCGCGATCCAAATCTCCGGCGTCAGGACGCCTTCCATGTCCAGCGTGACAATCGATTGTTTCACCGGGCGCGATTGTCCAAAGATTTGCCCGGCTGTCCAGTGTGGGATGGGTCAACGGCACGCTGGATCAGACCTGGGTCAATCCCGCCACCGACTCCGCCAGTCCGGCGGACTTCAATCAAGCGAGTTACGGTTACAACGGCTGGATGTACACCGGCGCTTGGCCCGACGATTTCGTTGAAGGGATGCCCCGGGCGCAAAACGCGGCCTACAGAAGCGAAACGGACATCGCTCATCCTGCGCAAACGCCGGCGATGTACGACGCCGTGTGGGTGAACGCCTGGCCGCTCGCCAAGGACAAGCCGCCCCGAGACCTGTACAAATTTGGCCTCTGGTTTCGGTCAAAATCCTGCGAACCGGGCGCCTCCTGCAGCGCCACGCTGCGCCCGAGCGCGGCGTGTGTCTGCAAGACGAGCCGCAGCATAGCCAGGCGAGCTATCGGACCAGGCTAACCACGGACTTCGCACACCGCCGCGTCTGTCGTCCGCGTGCAGATAAGATCGGGCAGCTCAGAACTTCACGGGAGCAGCCGAGCCAATGCTTCCAGAGCCAGGCGGGCCGCGGCCGTGCGGGTCTCGACGGAGAGTTTTTCCAAGATATGGACGACATGCCGTTTGGCGGTCGCCTCGCTGCATTGGAGAATGATGCCGATGTCGGAATTGGTTTTGCCCCGGGCGACCCAGAGCAACACTTCGGCCTCGCGGGGAGTCAGGCCCAGCTTTTCGAGCGGGGCCGCGGAGGAGAAATCGGGCTGAAGCCGTTTTGGGGGATTCAGAAGATTTTGCCGCTCGAAGCGCGCGGTAATCGCGGCCAGCAATTCGTGATTCGAGACCGGCTTGGTCAAGTAATCGTCCGCGCCGAGATTCATGTCCTGGCGAACGTCCGGTCGTTCGCCCTTGGCGGTAAAAAAGATGAATGGAATGTGCGCCAGCGCGGAGTTTTCCCGCACGGCTTGCAAGACGCCGTATCCATCCACGCCCGGCATCATGACGTCGCACAAGATCAAATCGGGCCGGCTCGCTTGCGCGAGTTCGAGGCCCCGCGGGCCGTCTGCGGCGCTCACCACCTCGAAGCCTTCCAGTTCGAGCAGCGTCACGACGTTCTCGCGCATGACGCGTTCGTCTTCGATCACGAGAATGCGTTTCGCGCTCATGGGGTGGAGGGCTTGATCAACGATTCAAACGAAATGGGATTGACGCTCACTCCTGTGCCGCCGCGCGGCGGAGGAATTCGGTTTCATACTCTTTGGCGAAGAGCGGCACGCGCACGGTGACGCGAGTGCCTCGTTCGGGCTTACTTTCGATCTGGATCGAGCCGCGGTGCAATTCGACACAGCGTTTCACGATCACCAATCCGAGGCCTGTGCCGGGCGCTCCATTCGTATTGCTCCCGCGATAAAAGGCATTGAACAACCGGTTCAAATCCTGCGGCGGGATGCCGATGCCCTCATCGCGAACGACGAAGATCACTTCGTGCTCGAAACGCTGTACCTCAAATTCCACCGGCAAGCCCGGGGGCGAGTATTTGACGGCGTTGGACAACAGGTTGGAGAAGGCATGGCGCAAAAGCGTCGTGTCCGCCCAGACTTTTTCGGGCAATTCTCCGAGCGACAATTGAATCGGACACCGAGCCTGGGTAGCGCAGTGCAGTTCATCGACGAGTTGGCGGCAAAACACACCGAGGTCGAAGTGTTCGGGCTGGCATTCGTAGCTGGCGGCTTCGACCCGGCTCAAGAGCAGCACTTTTTCCATGACTTGGGCGAGGTCCTGCGTGGACCTGACGATATTGCGCAGGAGTTGCTCGCGCCGTTCGCGAGGCAGGCGCTCGAAATAGCTGGTCAACAATTCGGCGCTGGATTGGATGTTGCCCAGCGGTGTGCGGAACTCATGGGAAACCATCGAGACAAACGTGCTTTTGAGGCGGACGATTTCCCGTTCGGCTTCGAGGGCCTGAGCCACACGTTCTTCGGCGCGGGTGCGTTCGCCGATTTCATGCCGCAACTGCCGGTTCGCCTCGGTCAATTCAGCCGTGCGCTGGCGCACCTGGCGCCGCAGGGCAAGAATGGAAACCACCCCAAAGAAAACCGCCACGCCCGCCGCCCCAAGCGCGCGAAGGGCTTCCGGTCGCTGCCAGAAAGCCACCTGGGCCAGGAATTGTATGTCTTCGGGCCCGCGCAACCAGAGGATGGAGGAGCGCCGGACCCCCGATTCCCCAACGGTGAGGGAAGCGACGCCTGTGATCTGGACATAACTGTTCTCCTTGAGGGGAAGCTGGCCGGGGCCACTGACAACCCAGGTGGCATAAACATTCTCCCCGGCTGCTTCGAGGATCAGGTTTTGCGTGGGGACGCCGCCGGCTCCGGGACGATTCTCCCGATCGATCAAGCGGGCTCGTAATGTCACGAGTTGCGAAAGACGCGACCCATTTAACAGCTCTGCCACCCGCACCGCGACCGCCGGGATCTCGGGACCGATGCTAATTCGCTGATATTCTGCGTGACCCAGGATCAATCCCCGCGGCAAGCGCACCGGCGTCCCGATCACTTCGATCCGATCACCCGGACTCAATTTATGGCGCGGCGGATGCTCGATGCGTCCCTCCTGGATATCCAATCCCGACAGGGCGGCCATGGGTTGCACTTCCACAGCCCCGCTTGCGTCCTGGATGAAGATCGGGCCCGAAGGCTGGTGAAGAGTCACGGTGCCTTGAAGCCTGACGCGGTGGCCTTTCGGAACTCGGAGAGACGAAAGTTCGGCGATCGGAAGCGCGGGGTGGCCGAAGAGGTTGGAAGACGGACTGCGGGAAACAAGCTTCACCATGTTGGTGCTCGATCCGTAGAGCGTAAATCCGTAAGGGTGTCCCGCATCGCGCGCGCCGGTCTGGCATACGCCGGTGACTTCCACCTCCGCGTCCAACCAATCGCGGGGCATGACGCCGTATCTCTTCCGCGGACAAGGGCGCAATGTGTCCCCTGGGGATCAGAAAAGTCACGACGCCCCGGACCTTCCCCCATTACTGAGTTTGACTCACGCCGGCATTGCCGAGTCCGACGATCCGCTGAATGCTGGTCAGGACGGGGAGGCTGTTCGTGGGCGCAATGAATGCATTGGTCGCCCCCGGCGTCACAACCGGCTGGGCGTGAATCGGCGCCGGCAAGGTGAGCAACCAGCCCAGCAGGAGCCCAAGGAGGTTTCGCGGGACCATTCGACGCTGCGGTTTCATTCGAGGCGGCTCGCTCAACAGTGTGCCTGGTCGAGGCGAAGGCGAACCGCATCACCGGCGGAATGGAACTCCAACCTGATTCGCTTGGCAATCCACACTTGGTACACCTTTCGGTGTATTGCCTGGCGCCAAGGCCTGCAAACACACGTTGGATCGGCAGGGTCGGCGGCAATCACATTTCAATACAACACGATTGGACCGAGCGCGCCGGGCATTCCGGGGGAGGGAATCAAAGATCGCTCGGCGCGCACCGTGATTCGCTACAACAAATTCCTGACCGTGACCGGGCATCCCATCTGGATTTTGCAGACGCAAGGCGGACAAGGGATGATCGACCAACAGCCCGGATACCACACCACGCACATTTACGGGAATGTGATCTACAACGGCCCGGGCGGCAACGGCGGCATGGTCCGGTATTCAGCCGGGGCCGAGGATATTTCCGTGGCGCGTCGCGGGCCGCATTACTTCTATCACAACACGCTGATCAACCACGCCAACCAGGCCGGTCCGAACGGCCGCTGGTGGAGTGTCGCCATCCTGACGCCGCAGCAATCGGAAATCGCCGGCCTCGGCTGGACCACCATTGTGGATTGCCGGAACAACATCATTGCGAATCTACCGGAGACGCCCGGCGCGCAACCTGGAGATTTTTCTCTTTTGGGCTCAAACGCGGGAGAACTGCGCCTGGGCAAGAACTGGATCAGCGCCGGATTTAACCCTTATCGCGTCCCATGGAATACGACTGGTTTCTACGGACTCATCACGGGTCTGGGCCAAACGATCGTCGGAGCCAGCCCCGGTTTTGCGAACCTCGCCGCCCTGGATTTCCACCTGGCGGACGCCTCGCCAGCCATTGACCTTGGCGGCCCGCTGGCTCCCGAACTTCCCGCGGCCTACGCCGTCACAGAAGAAATTGTTGATCCTCAAGCCAGCCAGCCACGCAACGTCGTTGGGACG
Coding sequences:
- a CDS encoding AbrB/MazE/SpoVT family DNA-binding domain-containing protein, with amino-acid sequence MKTVVQRWGNSLALRIPKTFAEEISVREGDEVEMNVAKGRLIVAPRPPREYHLADLVAEIRPSNLHREIVIQGPQGKEAW
- a CDS encoding amidohydrolase family protein; amino-acid sequence: MPRRYVLERGDVVRLHFNPQAGHDQAGRGPGVVLSPESYNQKTSPAFLGPVTSQVKFFVLLVLAALRFTTSTSAQEYDTVIMNGRVMDPASNFEAIRNVAISEGTIAAISAEPLKGRAVIDAKGLVVAPGFIDLHQHGQTQEDYRFKAMDGVTSALELEVGTADVDRWYAEREGKSPIHFGVSVGHIQVRMAVMGDRPDFLPPADSQGANRVATETQIAELKAQIERGLDRGAVAVGFGIQYTPSATPWEILEMFRVAARYHASCHVHLRSKRDQDLERSISGLEEIIAAAAITGAPLHVVHVQSSGGRSTPRLLQMIGEAKSNGLDVTTECYPYTAGMTDIRSAIFDEGWTRLMDIDYHNLQWPATGERLTAESFARYRKIGGLVIAHTNPEEVVRAAVAHPLTMIASDGFMQHPRGAGTYARVLGRYAREAKALSLMDGLRKMTIMPAQRLEPRAPMMKKKGRVQVGADADLVIFDADRILDRSTYEDPAQPSEGIQWALVNGVAVLREGQFQTGLTPGKALRAPLR
- the thrH gene encoding bifunctional phosphoserine phosphatase/homoserine phosphotransferase ThrH, which encodes MKQSIVTLDMEGVLTPEIWIAVAEKTQIPELRRTTRDEPDYDKLMRGRLKILDAHGLKLSDIQEVIGSLRPLDGALDFLRGLRSVVQVVILSDTFEQFAQPLLRQLEWPTLLCHRLEVVNDRIVDYKIRIPEQKKQAVAAFQRMNYRVIAAGDSYNDTEMLREAGAGFLFRAPENVRQEFPQFKAVDAYADLLELIKAAL
- a CDS encoding response regulator transcription factor, with translation MSAKRILVIEDERVMRENVVTLLELEGFEVVSAADGPRGLELAQASRPDLILCDVMMPGVDGYGVLQAVRENSALAHIPFIFFTAKGERPDVRQDMNLGADDYLTKPVSNHELLAAITARFERQNLLNPPKRLQPDFSSAAPLEKLGLTPREAEVLLWVARGKTNSDIGIILQCSEATAKRHVVHILEKLSVETRTAAARLALEALARLLP
- a CDS encoding HAMP domain-containing histidine kinase; its protein translation is MPRDWLDAEVEVTGVCQTGARDAGHPYGFTLYGSSTNMVKLVSRSPSSNLFGHPALPIAELSSLRVPKGHRVRLQGTVTLHQPSGPIFIQDASGAVEVQPMAALSGLDIQEGRIEHPPRHKLSPGDRIEVIGTPVRLPRGLILGHAEYQRISIGPEIPAVAVRVAELLNGSRLSQLVTLRARLIDRENRPGAGGVPTQNLILEAAGENVYATWVVSGPGQLPLKENSYVQITGVASLTVGESGVRRSSILWLRGPEDIQFLAQVAFWQRPEALRALGAAGVAVFFGVVSILALRRQVRQRTAELTEANRQLRHEIGERTRAEERVAQALEAEREIVRLKSTFVSMVSHEFRTPLGNIQSSAELLTSYFERLPRERREQLLRNIVRSTQDLAQVMEKVLLLSRVEAASYECQPEHFDLGVFCRQLVDELHCATQARCPIQLSLGELPEKVWADTTLLRHAFSNLLSNAVKYSPPGLPVEFEVQRFEHEVIFVVRDEGIGIPPQDLNRLFNAFYRGSNTNGAPGTGLGLVIVKRCVELHRGSIQIESKPERGTRVTVRVPLFAKEYETEFLRRAAAQE